A window of Pirellula sp. SH-Sr6A contains these coding sequences:
- a CDS encoding tetratricopeptide repeat protein, whose protein sequence is MGCRSLRDRSANQKLVQARQLSLRGTDAIQRQRYQDAELLFSEALKQSTLDERAHWGYASTLWERGDKAKAIQHMEESLRLSGSNPEYAVKLGEMYLEVGDHLKARSTAESVLAANRNHSAAWALLGDTHTAEKRWATAMECYHHALLIQADYPKVQLALAEVYRNIGKPERSLAVLDRMVDLHDTARHDPVALLHRGLALSDLQRHEEASDALAKASERLPPQEVDKHLQIVRAQHRIGELVSARLTLGRIRENHASNAEVQRLQSMLDMSFAHLSDPVRPLQEPSMESVSPGIILAQPGMIASQSMGAPTYASEPPLLAQPVGTQDSWLRR, encoded by the coding sequence ATGGGTTGCCGATCGCTTCGGGATCGTTCGGCAAACCAGAAGCTGGTCCAGGCCCGTCAATTATCGCTGCGGGGTACCGATGCGATTCAACGGCAGCGGTACCAGGATGCCGAGTTGCTGTTCTCGGAGGCGCTCAAGCAGTCGACGCTCGACGAAAGGGCCCACTGGGGATACGCGTCCACATTGTGGGAGCGAGGGGACAAAGCAAAAGCGATTCAGCATATGGAGGAGTCTCTTCGCTTGTCCGGAAGCAATCCCGAATACGCCGTCAAGCTCGGAGAAATGTACCTGGAGGTTGGAGACCATCTAAAAGCCAGGAGCACCGCGGAGTCGGTGTTGGCCGCCAATCGCAACCACTCGGCCGCTTGGGCGTTGTTGGGAGACACGCACACTGCAGAAAAAAGATGGGCGACCGCGATGGAGTGTTATCACCATGCGTTGCTGATCCAGGCGGACTATCCCAAAGTGCAGTTGGCCTTGGCCGAGGTCTATCGCAATATTGGAAAGCCCGAACGATCGCTTGCCGTTCTCGATCGGATGGTCGATTTGCACGACACAGCAAGACACGACCCAGTAGCCCTTCTCCATCGCGGTCTGGCTCTTTCGGATCTCCAACGTCACGAGGAGGCGTCGGATGCTTTGGCCAAGGCCTCGGAACGATTGCCGCCTCAGGAGGTGGACAAGCACTTGCAAATCGTGCGCGCTCAGCATCGGATCGGCGAGCTGGTTTCGGCTCGGCTCACACTCGGTCGGATTCGCGAGAATCACGCATCCAATGCGGAGGTGCAGCGGTTGCAGTCCATGCTCGATATGTCGTTCGCGCACTTGAGCGACCCCGTTCGACCGTTGCAGGAGCCGAGTATGGAATCGGTTTCGCCGGGCATCATTCTCGCGCAGCCGGGGATGATTGCCTCGCAATCGATGGGGGCTCCCACCTACGCATCCGAGCCACCCCTTCTCGCACAGCCAGTCGGAACGCAAGACTCCTGGCTTCGTCGTTAG
- the ltrA gene encoding group II intron reverse transcriptase/maturase produces the protein MEEVLSRSNMLQALSRVVGNKGAAGVDGVTVDELPGYCREHWERHREELFSGTYRPSPVRKVEIPKPGGKGMRMLGIPTVLDRLIQQALLQVLTRLYDPMFSDSSFGFRPGRSTHQALDRAKEHIASGHRWVVDMDLEKFFDRVNHDILMSRLARQIQDKRILKLIRLYLQAGIMEGGIVSPRSEGTPQGGPLSPLLSNVLLDELDKELERRGHKFVRYADDCNIYVRSHRAGERVLNGVERFLSEKLRLTVNRAKSAVDRPWNRKFLGYTFTHHHQPKFKVSPESVKRFKGRLREELRKARGRNVRTVLAQLQPVLIGWVSYYRKSEVKKTFEELDSWLRRKLRAIYWRQWKRPPKRARELTRLGIDRVRAWVCAGNGHGPWWNAGASHMNQALPTRHLTQLGLISLVQKGTELNRR, from the coding sequence ATGGAGGAGGTGCTAAGCCGCAGCAATATGTTGCAGGCGTTGAGCCGTGTTGTCGGTAATAAAGGAGCCGCAGGCGTTGATGGGGTGACCGTCGATGAACTGCCAGGCTACTGCCGAGAGCATTGGGAACGCCACCGGGAAGAACTGTTCAGCGGAACGTATCGTCCGAGCCCTGTGCGAAAGGTAGAAATACCTAAACCCGGTGGCAAAGGGATGCGCATGCTGGGCATACCGACAGTGCTAGATCGCTTGATCCAGCAAGCTTTACTGCAAGTGCTCACGAGGCTCTACGATCCAATGTTTTCGGATTCTAGCTTTGGGTTTCGCCCAGGCCGGAGTACGCATCAGGCGTTGGATCGTGCCAAGGAACACATTGCTTCAGGGCATCGCTGGGTTGTCGACATGGACTTGGAAAAGTTCTTCGATCGCGTCAATCACGACATCCTGATGAGTCGCCTTGCACGTCAGATCCAAGACAAACGCATCCTGAAACTGATCCGCTTGTATCTGCAAGCTGGCATCATGGAAGGCGGCATCGTGAGTCCACGCAGCGAGGGAACGCCGCAAGGCGGTCCCTTATCACCGCTTCTGTCCAACGTCCTGCTCGATGAGCTGGACAAGGAGCTGGAACGCCGAGGCCACAAATTCGTTCGCTACGCTGATGACTGTAACATTTACGTTCGCAGTCACCGCGCCGGTGAGCGAGTGCTTAATGGTGTCGAACGCTTCCTGAGCGAGAAACTGCGACTGACAGTGAATCGAGCCAAGAGTGCCGTGGACCGCCCCTGGAACCGCAAGTTCCTGGGCTATACGTTCACGCACCATCACCAACCGAAGTTTAAGGTGTCTCCTGAATCGGTCAAACGCTTCAAGGGTCGCCTACGCGAGGAACTCCGCAAGGCACGAGGTCGCAATGTGCGTACGGTGCTTGCTCAGTTGCAGCCGGTCCTGATCGGTTGGGTGTCGTACTACCGGAAGAGTGAAGTGAAGAAAACGTTCGAGGAACTTGATAGCTGGTTACGCAGGAAGTTACGCGCCATCTACTGGCGCCAATGGAAGCGTCCGCCCAAACGAGCCCGCGAACTGACTCGCCTTGGCATTGACCGCGTGCGAGCGTGGGTCTGTGCTGGCAATGGTCATGGCCCCTGGTGGAATGCTGGCGCTAGCCACATGAATCAGGCCCTGCCTACTCGCCACCTCACGCAACTTGGGCTGATAAGCCTCGTCCAGAAAGGCACTGAGCTGAATCGTCGTTAG
- a CDS encoding tyrosine-type recombinase/integrase: MLLTELLDVYAKKRLRLASPHTLRLYKHSIAAFEKTLGHRATLADFNDDSVEEHIYAVVQRGLSIASGNKDLAQLTALWRFAHRNRFVDVWPNVRPLKEPERIPMGWMQDDLERIFSAVQKLEYDISGVPAKLWWTGFLSVLLETGERSGAIRVMAREHLRGSYVFVPAENRKGKTRDRIYPLTPEALATVTAVLRSHREPLAFPWDRSSTYIYKRFSKILELAGLPDGPKNKLHSMRRTSASAVKAQGGDPTAAMDHSSPRTTKRYIDPRIAPDTPTCQLVSQWRQKAIP, translated from the coding sequence ATGCTCCTAACCGAACTACTGGACGTTTACGCCAAAAAGAGACTACGACTAGCATCACCACACACGCTGCGGTTGTACAAACACTCAATCGCAGCTTTCGAAAAAACGCTTGGGCATCGTGCGACCCTTGCGGACTTTAACGATGATTCCGTTGAGGAGCACATCTACGCGGTGGTCCAGCGAGGGCTGTCGATCGCTTCAGGAAACAAGGATCTAGCACAGCTCACCGCGTTATGGAGGTTCGCCCACAGGAACCGGTTCGTTGATGTATGGCCGAACGTGCGACCTCTGAAAGAGCCAGAGCGGATCCCGATGGGGTGGATGCAAGACGATCTCGAGCGGATATTCTCCGCGGTGCAGAAGCTCGAGTACGACATCAGCGGGGTGCCTGCGAAGTTGTGGTGGACAGGATTTCTTTCTGTTTTGCTCGAGACCGGCGAGCGTTCTGGGGCAATCCGGGTAATGGCTCGAGAGCATCTTCGCGGTTCCTACGTGTTCGTGCCCGCGGAAAATCGCAAAGGCAAGACTCGAGACCGAATCTACCCGCTGACACCGGAGGCACTGGCGACCGTCACCGCGGTATTGCGTTCTCACCGGGAGCCTCTCGCCTTTCCGTGGGACCGCTCGAGCACCTACATTTACAAACGATTTTCGAAGATTCTCGAGCTTGCTGGACTACCTGACGGACCAAAGAACAAGCTGCACTCGATGCGACGCACCAGCGCATCCGCGGTAAAGGCTCAAGGGGGTGATCCGACCGCGGCAATGGACCACTCGAGCCCGAGGACCACCAAGCGATACATCGACCCGCGGATAGCTCCAGACACCCCCACATGCCAGCTCGTTTCCCAGTGGCGGCAAAAAGCGATTCCATAG